The following are encoded in a window of uncultured Sphaerochaeta sp. genomic DNA:
- the asnS gene encoding asparagine--tRNA ligase encodes MKERISTLLKREPQAEFVVAEGWVRTKRDSKNVCFLEVNDGSCLKGLQVVIDKEQLPDLSILNDITTGCSVICKGPIVASAGGNQAVEMATVDVQVVGPCPVDTYPLQKKRHTIEYLREIAHLRARTNMFGAVARVRNTLSYAVHTFFQEHGFSYVNTPIISASDCEGAGEQFLVTTLDLDNIPRSEDGKIDYAKDFFGREAYLTVSGQLEGETYAMALKNIYTFGPTFRAENSNTKRHLSEFWMVEPEMAFCTLEGNMELAEEFLKYLFKTVLEECAEDMAFFSKFVQSGVQETLKAIVETPFAHLTYTEAIEELSKHNEKFEFPVSWGSDLQSEHEKFLTEVICKRPVIVTDYPKEIKAFYMKLNEDGKTVRGMDVLVPRLGEIIGGSEREADLDILTKRMEELDLNPDDYWWYLDLRRFGTVPHAGFGLGFERLVQYVTGMGNIRDVIPYPRAPKLADF; translated from the coding sequence ATGAAAGAACGAATTTCTACATTGCTCAAGAGAGAACCACAGGCTGAATTTGTTGTGGCAGAAGGCTGGGTAAGGACCAAGCGAGACAGTAAGAATGTATGCTTCCTTGAGGTCAATGATGGTTCGTGTCTTAAGGGACTGCAGGTTGTCATCGACAAGGAGCAGCTTCCTGACCTCTCCATTCTCAACGATATCACCACCGGTTGTTCAGTTATCTGCAAGGGCCCGATCGTTGCAAGCGCAGGTGGCAACCAAGCAGTTGAGATGGCCACTGTCGACGTGCAGGTAGTAGGCCCCTGTCCGGTGGACACCTATCCTCTCCAGAAGAAACGGCATACCATCGAGTATCTTCGTGAGATTGCCCACCTGAGAGCGAGAACGAACATGTTTGGTGCAGTAGCACGGGTGAGAAATACCTTGAGCTATGCTGTCCACACCTTTTTCCAGGAACATGGGTTCTCCTATGTGAATACCCCGATCATCAGTGCAAGCGATTGTGAGGGAGCAGGTGAACAGTTCTTGGTCACCACCCTGGATCTTGACAACATTCCCCGCAGTGAAGATGGAAAGATCGATTACGCAAAGGACTTCTTTGGCCGTGAAGCCTATCTTACTGTAAGTGGGCAGCTGGAGGGAGAGACCTACGCAATGGCATTGAAGAACATCTACACCTTCGGCCCCACCTTCAGAGCAGAGAATTCCAATACCAAGAGACATCTCTCTGAGTTCTGGATGGTTGAACCTGAGATGGCCTTCTGCACGCTCGAAGGGAATATGGAACTAGCTGAGGAGTTCCTCAAATACCTGTTCAAGACCGTGTTGGAGGAGTGTGCAGAAGATATGGCCTTCTTCAGCAAGTTTGTACAATCGGGAGTACAGGAAACGCTTAAGGCAATCGTGGAGACACCGTTTGCCCACCTGACCTACACTGAGGCGATCGAGGAACTCTCAAAGCACAACGAAAAGTTTGAGTTCCCTGTCTCCTGGGGCAGTGACCTGCAGAGTGAACATGAGAAGTTCCTCACAGAGGTAATATGCAAACGACCCGTGATCGTGACCGATTATCCCAAGGAGATCAAGGCTTTCTACATGAAGCTGAATGAGGACGGGAAGACGGTGCGTGGCATGGATGTCCTGGTTCCCCGTCTGGGTGAGATCATCGGCGGCAGTGAACGTGAGGCAGACCTGGACATATTGACCAAGCGCATGGAAGAACTCGACCTCAATCCTGATGATTACTGGTGGTATCTTGACCTGAGACGGTTTGGGACAGTACCTCATGCCGGGTTCGGTCTTGGGTTTGAGCGCTTGGTGCAGTACGTCACAGGAATGGGAAACATCCGTGACGTCATACCCTACCCAAGGGCTCCAAAACTGGCAGACTTCTAG